A window of the Streptomyces griseochromogenes genome harbors these coding sequences:
- a CDS encoding ABC transporter permease has product MSISHAPPNSLEPDMCGISKSADAGSDDAGHAAPDLQRLVPASSRRTRVPRWLRRTAGPLLLLVLWQLLNTTGALASDVLAPPGRIAQVGWDLVADGSLPSAMGTSLRRVAAGLLFGTATGTGLALVSGLFRVGEDLVDAPVQMLRTVPFVGLIPLFIIWFGIGEAPKIAIITLGVTFPLYLNVYAGIRSVDSQLMETGESLGLSRWGLVRHVVLPGALPGALTGLRYSLGIAWLALVFAEQVNADAGIGFLMVQARDFLRTDVIVVCLIVYAFLGLLADFIVRSLERLLLQWRPTFTGR; this is encoded by the coding sequence ATGAGCATCAGCCATGCCCCACCCAACTCCCTCGAACCCGATATGTGCGGTATATCGAAGTCCGCCGACGCCGGATCGGACGATGCCGGGCACGCGGCACCGGACCTCCAGCGCCTCGTCCCCGCCTCCTCCCGCCGCACCCGCGTCCCGCGCTGGCTGCGGCGCACCGCCGGCCCGCTCCTGCTGCTCGTCCTCTGGCAACTGCTCAATACCACAGGAGCGTTGGCCTCGGACGTGCTCGCCCCGCCGGGCCGGATCGCCCAGGTCGGCTGGGATCTGGTCGCCGACGGTTCGCTCCCCTCGGCCATGGGCACCTCGCTCCGGCGTGTGGCAGCCGGGCTGCTGTTCGGCACCGCGACCGGCACCGGACTCGCCCTGGTCTCCGGTCTGTTCCGGGTCGGCGAGGATCTGGTGGACGCGCCGGTGCAGATGCTGCGGACGGTGCCGTTCGTCGGTCTCATCCCTCTGTTCATCATCTGGTTCGGCATCGGCGAGGCCCCGAAGATCGCGATCATCACGCTCGGCGTGACGTTCCCTCTGTATCTCAACGTGTACGCCGGCATCCGCAGCGTCGATTCCCAACTCATGGAGACCGGTGAGTCGTTGGGGCTGTCCCGGTGGGGGCTGGTGCGCCACGTGGTGCTCCCGGGCGCGCTGCCCGGAGCACTCACCGGGCTGCGCTACTCGCTCGGCATCGCCTGGCTCGCGCTGGTCTTCGCCGAGCAGGTCAACGCCGACGCCGGCATCGGCTTCCTGATGGTGCAGGCGCGTGACTTCCTGCGGACCGATGTGATCGTGGTCTGCCTGATCGTCTACGCCTTCCTCGGCCTGCTCGCCGACTTCATCGTCCGCTCCCTCGAAAGGCTGCTGCTCCAATGGCGACCGACGTTCACCGGCCGGTGA